The Flavobacterium galactosidilyticum nucleotide sequence GTCAAGCAATTACTGCTGCTGGTACCGGTTGTATGGCTGCCCTTGATGCTGAAAGATATCTAGCTGCAAAGGAATAATCATCTTTATAGTTTAATATAAAAAGAGTCCCAATTTCCACTAATTGGGACTCTTTTCTTTTGAAATACTTCGAATCAATCACATAATACTTACTTACTAAAAAAATTCGAACAAAAATTCTAGCGCAATCACTATCAATCAACTTTTAAGTCCTTTTTACTAACCCATTTTTCATCTGACCTTATTTTGAACCAGTTATCCTGCTGACTATAAACTCTTAAAATCGCACCCATTTTGACACTTTCACGCTCTATCACTTTATCACTAGGTTTAGTAAGCACATTTAACTCATCTGCAATGACACTAACATAGTTTATAACTGCATCAGAATTAGTTTTAATTTGACCACCGCCAATTCGTGCTTTGACTAACGGAGCAAAATCCCTATCAAAATCCGCTACTTTATTCCCGCAAAAAAATTAGTACCCGGGAAACATTTATTATTTCCCGACCCATTATTCCATAAACCAGTATCAAAACGAAATCAATGTTGGTATACAATACTTTGCGAATTAACGGCTAAATTAAACTTGGAATAAAGAGCTGCTGTAAAACCAATTATAGCGCTTTTTTTGAATGGCAGTCATTATATCTCCACCAACATCAAAATTGCCGAAATTATCGATGCAAATAGCATACGCATTAACCTCTTATACATGCAGGTGAAGTCTCCATAATTCCTATTTTTTAATTTTTTATACTATTAAAAAGTAGAGCTGCAACTATACGTGTTGTAACTTATAAAAATCACCTAATTAATTTCTAAACATTTAACTTTAATTCGATGAAGTTTTATTATTTAATACTTGCTTGAAAAAAAATCAGTTCACAATTTCAAAGAAGAAATTGTGAACCAAAGTATTTGAAGCCATTCCAACCCTATCTAAAAGCAACGATTTGTACTTTTTTCAAAAGACTTTGCTAATCTGGAAGACAATTATGAATACTTTAGCTCGGCATCTATTCAAAAGCCTTATGTATCGTATTTATGTCAGCATGCAACACTCTAATTTCTGGAGTTTTTATCATGAGTTTCGCCACTTGAGAATCTCTAAAAAGCAATTGGATTTGAACATTTCGATAATCTAGCTTCAATATCTTGCTGTGGAAGTCCAAAATAACAGCTCAAAAAACTGTATCGATTATATCAAAAAAATTATCCTTATTAGCAGGTCATACAAGTTTTAATTTTTTGCGTTTCACTCATAGAAAAAATATTTAAAGATTAAAATAACATATCTATAATATATTTACAAAATACTAATAATAAGCTACATAAACCCCTATCTTTTTCTAATATCTAAGTTATTACCTTTATTTAAAATGTCAATATTTTTTTGAAACGAACAGAAAAATCCTCAAAAAATTGGAAACTTCAACTTTTTATGATGTAATTATCACTATGATTTCTGGAGTTTATTCTCATTTATAATCTTTGTTTACTTTTTTCAAACTATAGCATTAACCGAATGATAGAAGCAAAAAAATCTTAAGCACATCTTCTGTCAAAGTATTACAAAAATTTAATTCTTGTACAAAAGTCAAGGAATCAGACATTAACAAATGTTAACAAAATAGATTTTCAATAACCATAAATAATTGTATTTTTACGGTTCAAAATTTAGAAAAAATAATGGGCAAAATCATTGCGATTGCTAATCAAAAAGGAGGCGTTGGAAAGACTACCACATCAGTTAATCTTGCTGCTTCATTAGGAGTTTTAGAAAAAAAAGTATTACTTATTGATGCTGATCCACAGGCAAATGCTAGTTCCGGCTTAGGAATTGATGTTGAATCTATTGAAATAGGTACGTATCAAATTCTAGAACATAGTCACACACCAAAAGAGGCTATTATAAAATGCACTGCTATAAATGTTGACATTATACCTGCTCACATTGACCTAGTTGCCATCGAAATCGAATTAGTAGACAAGGAGAACAGAGAATATATGTTCAAAACAGCCTTGGAAAGTGTTAAAGATGAGTACGATTTTATCATCATCGATTGCGCACCATCATTAGGTTTGTTGACTCTAAATGCTTTAACAGCTGCTGATTCAGTAATTATTCCAATACAATGCGAGTATTTTGCGTTAGAAGGCTTAGGGAAATTACTAAACACGATAAAAAGTATCCAAAAAGTACATAATCCAGATTTAGATATCGAAGGACTATTATTAACCATGTTTGACTCAAGATTACGTTTATCCAATCAGGTAGTTGAGGAGGTTCAAAAACACTTTAACGATATGGTTTTTGAAACCATCATCCAAAGAAATGTGAAGTTGAGTGAAGCACCAAGTTTTGGCGAAAGCATTATAAACTATGACGCTACAAGTAAAGGGGCAATTAACTACCTGCATCTTGCTCAAGAAGTTATAAAGAAAAATAGCAAATAATTTTATGGCAAAGGCAATAAAAAAACAAGCTTTAGGAAGAGGATTATCCGCATTATTAAAAGATCCTGAAAACGATATAAAATCGGTAGAAGATAAAAATGCAGATAAGGTCGTGGGAAATATCATTGAGCTTGAAATTGAAGCTATTGAAATAAATCCGTTTCAGCCTAGGAGTAATTTCAATGAGGAATCACTAAGAGAATTAGCCACTTCTATAAAAGAATTAGGCGTAATTCAACCCATTACTGTTCGAAAGTTAGATTTTAATAAATACCAATTAATTTCAGGAGAAAGACGTCTTCGTGCTTCGACTTTAGTTGGATTAAAAACGGTTCCTGCTTACATCAGAATCGCAAATGACAATGAATCACTTGTTATGGCATTGGTGGAGAACATTCAACGTCATGATTTAGATCCGATAGAAATTGCGCTTTCGTACCAACGATTGATTGACGAAATTCAGTTGACACAGGAACAAATGAGCGAACGTGTTGGTAAAAAACGATCCACAATCGCGAATTATTTGCGTCTTTTAAAGTTAGATCCAATCATCCAAACAGGAATTCGCGATGGCTTCATTAGTATGGGACATGGTCGCGCCATAATCAATATTGAAGACCAAGACATACAAACAGATATTTATCAAAAAATTGTAAGCCAAAATCTATCTGTGCGCGATACTGAAGCTTTGGTCAAAAACTATCAAGAAAGTTTAAAACCAAAACCTGCTGGTAAAGTAAAAACAGCTTCATTTGAAATTGCAGAGTCTCAAAAAAGCACTTTCACTAATTATTTTGGAACTAAGGTTGATGTAAAAGTGGCTGGAAACGGAAAAGGAAAAATCACCATTCCATTTCATTCTGAAGAAGACTTCAATAGAATTATCAAATTAATAAACGAATAAGTGAATAAAATTATTTTCATAGTTCTATTCTTTGTTACCATGGGAACTGCAACAGTTTTTGCGCAAACAAAAACTGACGCAGTTCTTGTGGCTAAAGACAGTTTAAAATCAAATGATATTGATCCTCTTACGCCAGCAAAAGCTGCTTTTTTCTCTGCTGTTTTACCAGGTTTAGGTCAGGCTTACAATAAAAAATATTGGAAAATCCCTCTAGTTTATGGAGCTTTAGGAACTAGTATGTATTTTTATATTAGCAACAATAAAAATTATCATAAATATAGAGATGCTTACAAAAGTAGACTGGAAGGATATGTTACTGATGATTTAGCGTTTTTAGACAATAACAGATTAATTGCGGGACAAAAATTTTATCAACGCAACCGAGATTTATCTGCTCTTGTTACTTTGGCATTTTACGCCTTAAACATTATCGATGCCAATGTAGATGCGGCCTTAATACAATTTAATGTAGACGAGAATTTGTCAGTGAAACCATTTATCTATCCTAACGATGTAACATTAAAAACAAACGTAGGACTAACTCTTAATTACAATTTCTAATAGTAGCTGCAATTAGGAATCGAAGAAGTCAAACAACTGCTAAATATGCCATTAATAAATAAAATAGGAAAAAAATATTTCTTCGGTATCACTGCAGTTTTACTGCTAATTAATATTATGAATTACTCTCATTTTAAAGCTTTGGATTCGTTTCGAATGAACGATTTCTTTGCTGGTTTCTTTGCTGGAAGTTTGATAGTATTCTTACTGACAGG carries:
- a CDS encoding ParA family protein, with the translated sequence MGKIIAIANQKGGVGKTTTSVNLAASLGVLEKKVLLIDADPQANASSGLGIDVESIEIGTYQILEHSHTPKEAIIKCTAINVDIIPAHIDLVAIEIELVDKENREYMFKTALESVKDEYDFIIIDCAPSLGLLTLNALTAADSVIIPIQCEYFALEGLGKLLNTIKSIQKVHNPDLDIEGLLLTMFDSRLRLSNQVVEEVQKHFNDMVFETIIQRNVKLSEAPSFGESIINYDATSKGAINYLHLAQEVIKKNSK
- a CDS encoding ParB/RepB/Spo0J family partition protein; its protein translation is MAKAIKKQALGRGLSALLKDPENDIKSVEDKNADKVVGNIIELEIEAIEINPFQPRSNFNEESLRELATSIKELGVIQPITVRKLDFNKYQLISGERRLRASTLVGLKTVPAYIRIANDNESLVMALVENIQRHDLDPIEIALSYQRLIDEIQLTQEQMSERVGKKRSTIANYLRLLKLDPIIQTGIRDGFISMGHGRAIINIEDQDIQTDIYQKIVSQNLSVRDTEALVKNYQESLKPKPAGKVKTASFEIAESQKSTFTNYFGTKVDVKVAGNGKGKITIPFHSEEDFNRIIKLINE
- a CDS encoding DUF5683 domain-containing protein, translated to MNKIIFIVLFFVTMGTATVFAQTKTDAVLVAKDSLKSNDIDPLTPAKAAFFSAVLPGLGQAYNKKYWKIPLVYGALGTSMYFYISNNKNYHKYRDAYKSRLEGYVTDDLAFLDNNRLIAGQKFYQRNRDLSALVTLAFYALNIIDANVDAALIQFNVDENLSVKPFIYPNDVTLKTNVGLTLNYNF